The Mustela erminea isolate mMusErm1 chromosome 18, mMusErm1.Pri, whole genome shotgun sequence genome has a window encoding:
- the CCDC43 gene encoding coiled-coil domain-containing protein 43 isoform X1 codes for MRSGPAARPVRHCGRRPGGWQDPDPKMAAPREVAAAASGEGDGVSTAFGSWLDGRLEALGVDRAVYGAYILGVLQEEEEEERLDALQGILSAFLEEDSLLNICKEIVERWSESQNVVTKVKKEDEVQAIATLIEKQAQIVVKPRMVSEEEKQRKAALLAQYADVTDEEDEADEKDDSCASTVNIGSDKSLFRNTNVEDVLNARKLERDSLRDESQRKKEQDKLQRERDKLAKQERKEKEKKRTQRGERKR; via the exons ATGCGCAGTGGGCCCGCGGCGCGACCCGTCAGGCACTGCGGTAGGCGCCCTGGAGGCTGGCAGGACCCTGACCCCAAGATGGCGGCGCCCAGGGAAGTGGCTGCGGCTGCCTCCGGAGAAGGCGATGGCGTGAGTACCGCCTTTGGGTCCTGGCTGGATGGACGGTTGGAGGCGCTGGGAGTGGACCGAGCCGTTTACGGCGCCTACATCCTGGGTGTCctgcaggaagaggaggaagaagagaggctgGACGCTCTGCAGGGTATCCTTTCTGCTTTCTTG GAAGAAGATTCGCTTCTTAACATCTGCAAGGAGATTGTGGAACGATGGTCGGAAAGTCAGAATGTCGTCACCAAAGTGAAAAAAGAAG ATGAAGTACAGGCCATTGCCACCCTAATTGAGAAGCAGGCACAGATTGTGGTGAAGCCCAGGATGGTGTccgaagaggagaagcagagaaaagccGCCCTTCTGGCCCAGTATGCTGATGTGACAGATGAGGAAGA CGAAGCAGATGAGAAGGATGACTCCTGTGCCTCCACAGTGAACATTGGTTCTGATAAAT CTCTGTTCCGAAACACCAATGTGGAAGATGTCCTCAATGCCCGAAAACTGGAGCGAGACTCACTTCGGGATGAGTcccaaaggaagaaggaacaggacaagctgcagagggagagggacaaactaGCCAAGCAGGAGcgcaaggagaaggaaaagaaaaggacacaaaGAGGAGAGCGGAAGCGATAA
- the MEIOC gene encoding meiosis-specific coiled-coil domain-containing protein MEIOC isoform X3, giving the protein MEPKVAFRGGANRCWNLGADPSSRLTDVFNSVMLTGSTSFYDCYKSQSEDSVDLRQTYTPLSSSTEYSNSVDSSLFYAPWSTYGDDIKQPSNSQINVKNRIQTERNDYGSETDLYGLVSNILEEQDKSQPYFAEGTCSSNLKSVWPMNTSRFADHHDLLTETKRPIDTAISQQAFYSGESVSAVEKQYLHNSNLTPQQKIDELYHGFTGLDLEEQWMYPSRSDHSNCYNIQTNDTAKTTFQDYPFVKNCFTSQTGLSDIMKETGVDTYPYGREKICAKGLEAPLQQKRAEMFLSQFNRYNENTDYCRYPEYVHPNKAKINKCSNFSVQDSKKLANGTPETPTVEADTYTKLFQVKPANQKKMEETIPDQQNFTFPKTTPHLTEKQFAKEAAFTADFGLKSEFGLKPHTACPANNDFANVTEKQQFTKPDPPNSEYFKSVNLLPNSATSSGGINLNRPTWMNVQTKNNTPIPYRNQDQLKPVVDQPVNFIFD; this is encoded by the exons ATGGAG CCCAAGGTAGCGTTCCGTGGAGGTGCGAATCGCTGCTGGAACCTCGGTGCCGACCCCAGCAGTAGACTAACGGATGTGTTCAACAGCGTGATGCTGACTGGCTCCACTTCCTTCTATGATTGCTACAAATCGCAG AGTGAAGACAGTGTTGACCTAAGGCAGACCTATACTCCACTTTCTTCATCAACAGAATATTCAAATTCTGTAGATTCTTCACTTTTCTATGCACCATGGTCTACTTATGGAGATGATATTAAACAGCCTTCTAATTCTCAGATCAATGTAAAGAACAG gattcaaacagaaagaaatgactATGGCAGTGAAACAGACTTATATGGACTTGTGTCTAATATTTTGGAAGAACAAGATAAGTCACAGCCATATTTTGCTGAGGG GACCTGCTCCTCCAATTTAAAGTCAGTTTGGCCAATGAACACAAGCAGATTTGCAGATCACCATGACCTCTTAACAGAAACCAAAAGGCCAATAGATACAGCCATCTCTCAGCAAGCTTTTTATAGTGGTGAATCTGTGTCAGCAGTGGAAAAGCAATACCTGCATAATAGTAATCTAACACCACAACAAAAAATAGATGAACTTTATCATGGATTTACTGGTTTAGACCTTGAAGAACAATGGATGTACCCCTCACGAAGTGATCATTCTAACTGTTACAATATCCAGACAAATGATACAGCTAAGACAACATTCCAAGATTATCCATTTGTCAAAAACTGTTTTACATCACAAACTGGTCTGTCTGACATCATGAAAGAAACAGGAGTTGATACTTATCCttatggaagagagaaaatatgtgcTAAAGGTCTTGAAGCACCATTACAGCAGAAAAGGGCAGAGATGTTTCTTTCTCAATTTAACAGatacaatgaaaacacagattaTTGCAGATACCCAGAATATGTTCATCCTAATAAGGCTAAGATTAATAAGTGTTCGAATTTTAGTGTCCAAGATAGTAAAAAATTAGCCAATGGCACACCTGAAACACCAACTGTAGAAGCAGACACCTACACAAAGTTATTTCAGGTTAAACcagcaaatcagaaaaaaatggaggagaCAATACCTGACCAGCAGAATTTCACATTTCCAAAAACCACACCACATCTGACAGAAAAGCAGTTTGCAAAGGAAGCAGCATTCACTGCTGATTTTGGCTTAAAATCAGAATTTGGACTAAAACCTCACACAGCTTGTCCAGCTAATAATGATTTTGCTAATGTCACAGAAAAACAACAGTTTACAAAACCTGACCCCCCAAATTCTGAGTATTTTAAATCTGTGAATTTATTACCAAACTCAGCAACATCTTCAGGAGGTATCAACTTAAACAGACCAACTTGGATGAATgtccaaacaaaaaataacactcCTATTCCTTATCGGAATCAAG ACCAATTAAAACCCGTAGTGGACCAGCCAGTGAACTTCATATTCGACTAG
- the MEIOC gene encoding meiosis-specific coiled-coil domain-containing protein MEIOC isoform X1: protein MEPKVAFRGGANRCWNLGADPSSRLTDVFNSVMLTGSTSFYDCYKSQSEDSVDLRQTYTPLSSSTEYSNSVDSSLFYAPWSTYGDDIKQPSNSQINVKNRIQTERNDYGSETDLYGLVSNILEEQDKSQPYFAEGTCSSNLKSVWPMNTSRFADHHDLLTETKRPIDTAISQQAFYSGESVSAVEKQYLHNSNLTPQQKIDELYHGFTGLDLEEQWMYPSRSDHSNCYNIQTNDTAKTTFQDYPFVKNCFTSQTGLSDIMKETGVDTYPYGREKICAKGLEAPLQQKRAEMFLSQFNRYNENTDYCRYPEYVHPNKAKINKCSNFSVQDSKKLANGTPETPTVEADTYTKLFQVKPANQKKMEETIPDQQNFTFPKTTPHLTEKQFAKEAAFTADFGLKSEFGLKPHTACPANNDFANVTEKQQFTKPDPPNSEYFKSVNLLPNSATSSGGINLNRPTWMNVQTKNNTPIPYRNQGNLMKLNSHLSVASKGSNHSSDFPQLSSTNLTPNSSLFQKYCQENPSAFSSFDFSYNGAERIQSVNHMEGLTKTGEENLFESVTDKKIKQPNGFCDNYSAQQYGIIENVNKHNFQAKPQSGHYDPEEGPKHLDGLSQSTYQDLLESQGHFNSHRQGSGDNNINSRVNRTQASCFSNNYMMGDLRHNQSFQPLSSNGFPLRSTHPFGHSVVPLLDSYDLFSYDDLSHLYPYFNDMMYGDNSFSGFVPTFGFQRPIKTRSGPASELHIRLEECYEQWRALEKERKKTELALAKNYPGKKVSSTNNTPIPRLTSNPSRVDRLIVDELREQARVVTLLGKMERLRSSPLHANISTALDRHLESIHIVQSRRKDEIVNASNRQRQGVPRCQDDRDVFALASAIKEMCVATRKARTTLWCALQMTLPKTASTAGQTDVEKALQDIVNCEDKVHENINSSNPMNQRGEANKH from the exons ATGGAG CCCAAGGTAGCGTTCCGTGGAGGTGCGAATCGCTGCTGGAACCTCGGTGCCGACCCCAGCAGTAGACTAACGGATGTGTTCAACAGCGTGATGCTGACTGGCTCCACTTCCTTCTATGATTGCTACAAATCGCAG AGTGAAGACAGTGTTGACCTAAGGCAGACCTATACTCCACTTTCTTCATCAACAGAATATTCAAATTCTGTAGATTCTTCACTTTTCTATGCACCATGGTCTACTTATGGAGATGATATTAAACAGCCTTCTAATTCTCAGATCAATGTAAAGAACAG gattcaaacagaaagaaatgactATGGCAGTGAAACAGACTTATATGGACTTGTGTCTAATATTTTGGAAGAACAAGATAAGTCACAGCCATATTTTGCTGAGGG GACCTGCTCCTCCAATTTAAAGTCAGTTTGGCCAATGAACACAAGCAGATTTGCAGATCACCATGACCTCTTAACAGAAACCAAAAGGCCAATAGATACAGCCATCTCTCAGCAAGCTTTTTATAGTGGTGAATCTGTGTCAGCAGTGGAAAAGCAATACCTGCATAATAGTAATCTAACACCACAACAAAAAATAGATGAACTTTATCATGGATTTACTGGTTTAGACCTTGAAGAACAATGGATGTACCCCTCACGAAGTGATCATTCTAACTGTTACAATATCCAGACAAATGATACAGCTAAGACAACATTCCAAGATTATCCATTTGTCAAAAACTGTTTTACATCACAAACTGGTCTGTCTGACATCATGAAAGAAACAGGAGTTGATACTTATCCttatggaagagagaaaatatgtgcTAAAGGTCTTGAAGCACCATTACAGCAGAAAAGGGCAGAGATGTTTCTTTCTCAATTTAACAGatacaatgaaaacacagattaTTGCAGATACCCAGAATATGTTCATCCTAATAAGGCTAAGATTAATAAGTGTTCGAATTTTAGTGTCCAAGATAGTAAAAAATTAGCCAATGGCACACCTGAAACACCAACTGTAGAAGCAGACACCTACACAAAGTTATTTCAGGTTAAACcagcaaatcagaaaaaaatggaggagaCAATACCTGACCAGCAGAATTTCACATTTCCAAAAACCACACCACATCTGACAGAAAAGCAGTTTGCAAAGGAAGCAGCATTCACTGCTGATTTTGGCTTAAAATCAGAATTTGGACTAAAACCTCACACAGCTTGTCCAGCTAATAATGATTTTGCTAATGTCACAGAAAAACAACAGTTTACAAAACCTGACCCCCCAAATTCTGAGTATTTTAAATCTGTGAATTTATTACCAAACTCAGCAACATCTTCAGGAGGTATCAACTTAAACAGACCAACTTGGATGAATgtccaaacaaaaaataacactcCTATTCCTTATCGGAATCAAGGTAACTTGATGAAATTAAATAGCCACTTAAGTGTAGCTTCAAAAGGTTCTAACCATTCTTCAGATTTCCCCCAACTGTCATCCACAAATTTAACCCCAAATAGCAGTTTATTTCAGAAGTATTGCCAAGAAAACCCTTCAGCATTTTCTAGTTTTGATTTCAGTTACAATGGTGCAGAAAGAATTCAATCTGTCAATCACATGGAAGGACTGACAAAGACTGGAGAAGAAAATCTCTTTGAATCAGTtactgataaaaaaataaagcaaccaaATGGATTTTGTGATAACTATTCAGCTCAGCAGTATGGGATCattgaaaatgtaaacaaacataATTTTCAAGCTAAGCCTCAGAGTGGACATTATGATCCTGAGGAAGGTCCAAAACATTTAGATGGCTTATCTCAAAGTACATATCAAGATCTGTTGGAGTCACAGGGTCATTTTAATAGCCACAGACAGGGAAGTGGAGACAACAATATTAATAGCCGTGTGAATCGCACACAGGCATCATGCTTTTCTAATAATTATATGATGGGAGATTTAAGGCATAATCAGAGTTTTCAACCACTTAGTTCAAATGGGTTTCCCCTAAGATCCACTCACCCATTTGGCCATTCAGTTGTTCCACTGTTGGATTCTTATGATTTGTTTTCTTATGATGACTTAAGCCATTTATACCCTTATTTTAATGATATGATGTATGGTGATAATTCCTTTTCTGGTTTCGTGCCAACTTTTGGATTTCAAAGACCAATTAAAACCCGTAGTGGACCAGCCAGTGAACTTCATATTCGACTAGAAGAGTGCTATGAACAATGGAGAGCattagaaaaggagagaaaaaag aCTGAATTGGCCCTGGCCAAGAATTACCCAGGAAAAAAAGTATCCAGTACTAACAACACTCCAATTCCAAGGCTAACCTCCAACCCATCTCGAGTTGATCGCTTAATTGTGGATGAACTTCGGGAACAAGCCAGA GTTGTGACTCTACTAGGCAAAATGGAACGTCTTCGAAGCTCTCCCCTTCATGCCAATATCTCTACTGCTCTTGATCGACACTTGGAGTCCATTCACATTGTACAGTCACGGAGAAAGGATGAAATTGTTAATGCTTCAAATCGGCAAAGGCAAGGAGTTCCTAGATGCCAAGATGACAGAG atgtttttgcccttgcttcagCGATTAAAGAGATGTGTGTGGCTACTCGGAAAGCACGCACTACCCTGTGGTGTGCACTGCAGATGACCTTGCCAAAAACAGCCAGTACAGCTGGCCAAACAGATGTGGAAAAGGCTTTACAAGATATAGTGAACTGTGAAGACAAAGTCCATGAAAACATAAATAGTAGCAATCCAATGAACCAGAGAGGTGAAGCAAACAAACATTAA
- the CCDC43 gene encoding coiled-coil domain-containing protein 43 isoform X2: MRSGPAARPVRHCGRRPGGWQDPDPKMAAPREVAAAASGEGDGVSTAFGSWLDGRLEALGVDRAVYGAYILGVLQEEEEEERLDALQGILSAFLEEDSLLNICKEIVERWSESQNVVTKVKKEDEVQAIATLIEKQAQIVVKPRMVSEEEKQRKAALLAQYADVTDEEDSVPKHQCGRCPQCPKTGARLTSG, from the exons ATGCGCAGTGGGCCCGCGGCGCGACCCGTCAGGCACTGCGGTAGGCGCCCTGGAGGCTGGCAGGACCCTGACCCCAAGATGGCGGCGCCCAGGGAAGTGGCTGCGGCTGCCTCCGGAGAAGGCGATGGCGTGAGTACCGCCTTTGGGTCCTGGCTGGATGGACGGTTGGAGGCGCTGGGAGTGGACCGAGCCGTTTACGGCGCCTACATCCTGGGTGTCctgcaggaagaggaggaagaagagaggctgGACGCTCTGCAGGGTATCCTTTCTGCTTTCTTG GAAGAAGATTCGCTTCTTAACATCTGCAAGGAGATTGTGGAACGATGGTCGGAAAGTCAGAATGTCGTCACCAAAGTGAAAAAAGAAG ATGAAGTACAGGCCATTGCCACCCTAATTGAGAAGCAGGCACAGATTGTGGTGAAGCCCAGGATGGTGTccgaagaggagaagcagagaaaagccGCCCTTCTGGCCCAGTATGCTGATGTGACAGATGAGGAAGA CTCTGTTCCGAAACACCAATGTGGAAGATGTCCTCAATGCCCGAAAACTGGAGCGAGACTCACTTCGGGATGA
- the MEIOC gene encoding meiosis-specific coiled-coil domain-containing protein MEIOC isoform X2, with protein MEPKVAFRGGANRCWNLGADPSSRLTDVFNSVMLTGSTSFYDCYKSQSEDSVDLRQTYTPLSSSTEYSNSVDSSLFYAPWSTYGDDIKQPSNSQINVKNRIQTERNDYGSETDLYGLVSNILEEQDKSQPYFAEGTCSSNLKSVWPMNTSRFADHHDLLTETKRPIDTAISQQAFYSGESVSAVEKQYLHNSNLTPQQKIDELYHGFTGLDLEEQWMYPSRSDHSNCYNIQTNDTAKTTFQDYPFVKNCFTSQTGLSDIMKETGVDTYPYGREKICAKGLEAPLQQKRAEMFLSQFNRYNENTDYCRYPEYVHPNKAKINKCSNFSVQDSKKLANGTPETPTVEADTYTKLFQVKPANQKKMEETIPDQQNFTFPKTTPHLTEKQFAKEAAFTADFGLKSEFGLKPHTACPANNDFANVTEKQQFTKPDPPNSEYFKSVNLLPNSATSSGGINLNRPTWMNVQTKNNTPIPYRNQGNLMKLNSHLSVASKGSNHSSDFPQLSSTNLTPNSSLFQKYCQENPSAFSSFDFSYNGAERIQSVNHMEGLTKTGEENLFESVTDKKIKQPNGFCDNYSAQQYGIIENVNKHNFQAKPQSGHYDPEEGPKHLDGLSQSTYQDLLESQGHFNSHRQGSGDNNINSRVNRTQASCFSNNYMMGDLRHNQSFQPLSSNGFPLRSTHPFGHSVVPLLDSYDLFSYDDLSHLYPYFNDMMYGDNSFSGFVPTFGFQRPIKTRSGPASELHIRLEECYEQWRALEKERKKD; from the exons ATGGAG CCCAAGGTAGCGTTCCGTGGAGGTGCGAATCGCTGCTGGAACCTCGGTGCCGACCCCAGCAGTAGACTAACGGATGTGTTCAACAGCGTGATGCTGACTGGCTCCACTTCCTTCTATGATTGCTACAAATCGCAG AGTGAAGACAGTGTTGACCTAAGGCAGACCTATACTCCACTTTCTTCATCAACAGAATATTCAAATTCTGTAGATTCTTCACTTTTCTATGCACCATGGTCTACTTATGGAGATGATATTAAACAGCCTTCTAATTCTCAGATCAATGTAAAGAACAG gattcaaacagaaagaaatgactATGGCAGTGAAACAGACTTATATGGACTTGTGTCTAATATTTTGGAAGAACAAGATAAGTCACAGCCATATTTTGCTGAGGG GACCTGCTCCTCCAATTTAAAGTCAGTTTGGCCAATGAACACAAGCAGATTTGCAGATCACCATGACCTCTTAACAGAAACCAAAAGGCCAATAGATACAGCCATCTCTCAGCAAGCTTTTTATAGTGGTGAATCTGTGTCAGCAGTGGAAAAGCAATACCTGCATAATAGTAATCTAACACCACAACAAAAAATAGATGAACTTTATCATGGATTTACTGGTTTAGACCTTGAAGAACAATGGATGTACCCCTCACGAAGTGATCATTCTAACTGTTACAATATCCAGACAAATGATACAGCTAAGACAACATTCCAAGATTATCCATTTGTCAAAAACTGTTTTACATCACAAACTGGTCTGTCTGACATCATGAAAGAAACAGGAGTTGATACTTATCCttatggaagagagaaaatatgtgcTAAAGGTCTTGAAGCACCATTACAGCAGAAAAGGGCAGAGATGTTTCTTTCTCAATTTAACAGatacaatgaaaacacagattaTTGCAGATACCCAGAATATGTTCATCCTAATAAGGCTAAGATTAATAAGTGTTCGAATTTTAGTGTCCAAGATAGTAAAAAATTAGCCAATGGCACACCTGAAACACCAACTGTAGAAGCAGACACCTACACAAAGTTATTTCAGGTTAAACcagcaaatcagaaaaaaatggaggagaCAATACCTGACCAGCAGAATTTCACATTTCCAAAAACCACACCACATCTGACAGAAAAGCAGTTTGCAAAGGAAGCAGCATTCACTGCTGATTTTGGCTTAAAATCAGAATTTGGACTAAAACCTCACACAGCTTGTCCAGCTAATAATGATTTTGCTAATGTCACAGAAAAACAACAGTTTACAAAACCTGACCCCCCAAATTCTGAGTATTTTAAATCTGTGAATTTATTACCAAACTCAGCAACATCTTCAGGAGGTATCAACTTAAACAGACCAACTTGGATGAATgtccaaacaaaaaataacactcCTATTCCTTATCGGAATCAAGGTAACTTGATGAAATTAAATAGCCACTTAAGTGTAGCTTCAAAAGGTTCTAACCATTCTTCAGATTTCCCCCAACTGTCATCCACAAATTTAACCCCAAATAGCAGTTTATTTCAGAAGTATTGCCAAGAAAACCCTTCAGCATTTTCTAGTTTTGATTTCAGTTACAATGGTGCAGAAAGAATTCAATCTGTCAATCACATGGAAGGACTGACAAAGACTGGAGAAGAAAATCTCTTTGAATCAGTtactgataaaaaaataaagcaaccaaATGGATTTTGTGATAACTATTCAGCTCAGCAGTATGGGATCattgaaaatgtaaacaaacataATTTTCAAGCTAAGCCTCAGAGTGGACATTATGATCCTGAGGAAGGTCCAAAACATTTAGATGGCTTATCTCAAAGTACATATCAAGATCTGTTGGAGTCACAGGGTCATTTTAATAGCCACAGACAGGGAAGTGGAGACAACAATATTAATAGCCGTGTGAATCGCACACAGGCATCATGCTTTTCTAATAATTATATGATGGGAGATTTAAGGCATAATCAGAGTTTTCAACCACTTAGTTCAAATGGGTTTCCCCTAAGATCCACTCACCCATTTGGCCATTCAGTTGTTCCACTGTTGGATTCTTATGATTTGTTTTCTTATGATGACTTAAGCCATTTATACCCTTATTTTAATGATATGATGTATGGTGATAATTCCTTTTCTGGTTTCGTGCCAACTTTTGGATTTCAAAGACCAATTAAAACCCGTAGTGGACCAGCCAGTGAACTTCATATTCGACTAGAAGAGTGCTATGAACAATGGAGAGCattagaaaaggagagaaaaaa agaCTGA